Proteins found in one Pieris napi chromosome 6, ilPieNapi1.2, whole genome shotgun sequence genomic segment:
- the LOC125050304 gene encoding beta-ureidopropionase-like, whose protein sequence is MDGETKSLESIIDNNLSSHDLEEFNRIYYGRKNHHEVPLKDTSIAAAKESDFEIAAYAFPAKKEHTRPPRIVKVGVIQHSIAIPTDRPVNEQKNAIFAKVKKIIDVAGQEGVNIICFQELWNMPFAFCTREKQPWCEFAESAEEGPTTRFLRELAIKYSMVIVSSILERDEKHADILWNTAVVISDSGNVIGKQRKNHIPRVGDFNESNYYMEGNTGHPVFATRYGKIAVNICFGRHHVLNWMMFGQNGAEIVFNPSATIAAEAGSEYMWNIEARNAAITNCYYTAAINRVGYEEFPNEFTSADGKPAHKDIGLFYGSSYFTAPDGVRCPGLSRNKDGLLISVMDLNLNRQIRDRRCYYMTQRLDMYVKSLSRVLELDYKPQVVHENDKCKEKE, encoded by the coding sequence ATGGACGGAGAAACTAAGAGTCTCGAATCTATTATTGACAACAATCTAAGCAGTCATGACTTAGAAGAGTTCAACAGAATTTATTACGGTCGCAAGAATCACCACGAAGTTCCATTAAAGGACACCTCAATCGCTGCTGCTAAGGAAAGTGACTTCGAAATCGCAGCCTACGCTTTCCCAGCTAAAAAAGAACACACCAGACCACCTAGAATTGTCAAGGTAGGAGTTATCCAACATTCCATTGCTATCCCAACTGATCGTCCGGTTAACGAACAGAAGAACGCCATATTTGCaaaagttaagaaaattatagaCGTAGCGGGTCAAGAGGGAGTAAACATTATCTGTTTCCAAGAGCTATGGAACATGCCTTTTGCTTTTTGCACACGAGAAAAACAGCCCTGGTGCGAGTTTGCCGAATCGGCTGAAGAGGGGCCGACAACGCGTTTCCTTCGAGAATTGGCCATTAAATACTCCATGGTTATCGTATCTTCTATACTTGAGAGGGACGAGAAACATGCAGATATCCTGTGGAACACGGCCGTGGTTATAAGCGACAGTGGTAATGTGATTGGGAAACAGCGCAAAAACCACATTCCCCGCGTAGGCGACTTTAATGAGTCGAACTACTATATGGAAGGGAACACTGGACATCCGGTTTTCGCTACCCGTTACGGTAAAATTGCtgtaaacatttgttttggCCGTCATCATGTTTTGAATTGGATGATGTTTGGGCAGAACGGCGCTGAAATAGTATTTAACCCATCAGCGACGATAGCAGCAGAGGCTGGGAGTGAATACATGTGGAATATTGAAGCTAGGAACGCCGCCATTACAAATTGTTACTACACAGCTGCGATAAACAGAGTTGGCTATGAAGAGTTTCCAAATGAGTTCACTTCCGCGGACGGAAAGCCTGCCCACAAAGACATTGGACTATTCTACGGCTCCAGTTACTTCACAGCTCCCGATGGGGTGAGATGCCCAGGTCTGTCGCGTAACAAGGATGGGCTATTGATCTCCGTGATGGACTTGAACTTGAACCGGCAGATTAGAGATCGTCGCTGCTACTACATGACTCAACGTCTCGATATGTACGTAAAGAGTCTGAGCAGAGTCCTAGAACTGGACTATAAGCCCCAAGTTGTTCATGAGAATGATAAATGCAAAGAAaaggaataa